The stretch of DNA cgtcaagaagttTCAGactattcgtcaaaattctgatttttcttcaaaaagctTCGATGTTTTTGTCAacattcggattatttgtcatcagtctgattattcgtcaagattcggatgattcagtaaaatattctaaatattcgccagataaacaccccttggttaGGATCTAGCTTTTCTGCATTCTTTTTAGGATAGGCTAACAATGTTAGGTCTGCGGTAGACGCAACTTGtggttaaattattttttgttactcTTCCTTTTTTGGCGGATAATGATAACTTAAAGGGGATGACAGATAATCTAAGTACTTCGCAGTACTGTGCTCagcactcttttttttttttagatatttcTTTATATCAAAGACGtcgaaaatagaaaaaaaaaatctatttgatatttctcttctaacgtatgatttttgacatttaattttttttaacttttgacctttcttttctaaatttgacatttttcccaACACTTGACGTTATTTTAACGTCTGACGCTTGTTTACTAAggtataatatatttttttacgtttgacatttcctttTTGAAGGTTTACCGATTCTTTTAAAACGTTTAACGTTGTTTTTTGATCGTCAGAGATTTTAATCTAAGATTTCGTTCctcaatttgacatttttccaaGCAATTGATAGTTTTTAACGTCTGACGCTTCTTTTCTAACgactgataatttttttttcaagttttcttattttttttaacgtacaatatttcaaaacgttatttatgttaattttctaacgattgacatttaatttgaaatataatttattttgtttaccTTTCCTTCTaacgttttatattttttataacatttaaaaactccgtttgaaaactttttataataaaattttagcattaaaattgattttttgaccTACTTATAAATAAgactaaaattgaattcttagTGACTGCTTAAACGTCCCAACACCATCGCTCCGTAATTTGTGCaagaagtttgaaaaaaatcttttctaacattttattctttaaaaaactcACCTGACGAATGTTGAAGTTGGACAACCCAATGCTACGCGTGAGTCCAGCCTTCAAGCAATCCTCCATGCCCTTCCATGTCTCAATGTAATCAACGTCAGAGAAGAGAGTCTTCTCATCGGCATCCTTGGGGAAAATATCTCCACCTTCTTGATAGCCCATAGGCCAGTGGATGAGATAGAGGTCCAACTGCTCCAGTCCCAAATTCTTCAGAGACGCCTCAAGAGCTGGACGAACAAGATGGCGGCTATGGAAGGTATTCCACAGCTTACTCGTGACAAAAACGTCGTCACGCTTCACCGTTCCATCGGCAATCTTGGCTGCTAAACCCTCACCGACTTCCTGCTCATTCCCATAGACGAAGGCACAATCAATATGACGGTAGCCCAGATCAATTGCTTCCTTTACGGCGCGCGTAACTTCTCCTGGTGGagactaattttaaaaaaaaacgaaatttgtgagttttttattaagaattttatttctttgtgaCTATTTTTGGGTTTGCTCTCAAATTCTCTAAAAGATCTCTAAGCGATTGATTAAATTATGCCACTTTACGGGGTTTCTTTCTGCATTGAAAATCTCTATGTGGTGTTGTTTACAATTTTGACATTCCTGTTTATTTTCATGTCAAAAAACTAAATGTCAAGGTCACGTATTAACTTATTAAACAGTGCatataaaagaacttttaacaAGTCATGTAAGAGATAAGAGACTTTCTTCCCACTCCACATAGATGTTTCTTATCACAttcaaaatgacaaaaaatcacgtaacttttgtgaataaaaaccCGGCGAAATGCGTACGAAAGCAAGTCTTTTCTCGCAGCTCTGATAAAAAACAAATGTTTTAGAAATTTTGATAGATATATTTCGAGtattattgaaagaaattgataaGAGAAACTCCATTCAGAATGTAACCCCCTTCACATTGCTAAAGACATCTTCTCTTCAATTCTTCCTCGTAATCACTCCTAATTGTAGCAAATTGTTAGCGTTCCcggctttttttctctcgcacTCTGATAAGCACTTCCATTTGAGATTAAATCCAGCCGCTGATCCTCAACGTTAAATGACTTCAGTAcatgttttatattttgcggaaaacaaaaaaatcaaacttgaCGCCAAAAATAGAGAATCAGGAGCTAAAATGTTGCATTTTAGGAGAAAGTTAGGTTAGGTAAGTAAGAAAGTATGAcgccatgttttttttttaggtctCGTGTCGctaaagattaataaaatctcttgaaataaaatcaggaaaagacgccatatttatttatttcacataATAATATgtcaatttaacaaaaaatattttaaactacAAATGTTAAACTTCAAATGTTTGAGTTTCTAACcagaattacaaaaataaacgCGTTGGAAGGGAAGAGAAACATGATTTCTCGGATTTCTTTCATTATCACTCATATGAAATAATTAGAATAAACAGCTTAGAGTTTTATAGGTCATTTGCTTTTAatccttttcaataaaatctattATCCCTACAAAGGCAAATAATAATGAAGtaaaacaagagaaaaattaataaaattctgatacataaataaaaaaggacgCCAAGTTTGTTTACTTTAGCTCTAGTGGCGAATCCTTGAAGTAtgtattcaaatatttaagcACAAATTGTCATAAATAACGTACAAAAATCGATCAAACGCCAACGGAAGTAGGTCAAGTGTAGCTTCCCgcccaaaaaaatcaaagaaattccgTCACTTCCTCCACCTACATCCGGGAAATCTTAATCAGAACGAGATTTACTGAAAGGGACCAAAAAGACTTCccgaaaattgcaaataagaCCCAAGAATACCCCAATTTGGTTATTGGTGACCccatgaagaagaaaacaaattgattttaattgaattttatgcaataatCACCGATGCCCTTCGCACGACGACTCATCCCTTGCGTGGAAGCAGAACAACAGCACAAGAACTCGCGCCATCAATGgaaatttccattcaatttaaaGTACTGCGGCATTCGGTGTCGCCCAGAGTGGAAAAATCCACAATTAGCccaatttaatgcaatttattccCGGAGCAAAACACTCTTTCTCCCTATCGAATCTAATTTGTGGGAGATTTCAATTGAGGAGGCCCCCGCAGTGGCAAATGGGGGGAGCAGCCGTCATGGATTGATTTGCATTTTGGCGCGCTTTTTCCCACGCCCTCGAAGGATTTCCCTTTTCCCTTCGTGTCGTAGGAAGCTCATGGAATCCTCCAAGGATCATTTGAAGTCGTTGGTAATTGCAAATAATTGTGAATTATGGAGAAAATGTCCGggaaaattgcttcaaattgcTTCAATGTTTGCCTCTTCGGCATGATCGATGGAAGCAatttgaaatgcattttccacccactttTCTATCGATTTTATAGGTGATATTCTCAATTCAACCCCTTTGAACACCAAAGAACCATCCCGGTGGGAAATAATACACCATCGCCGTGAAAAAACACCGAAAAATAGTGCGCAAAAAACAGAGATAAAATGCCGGCTAAACCGGAAGTACTCACGCCCCAAGTTCCGAGTCCAAGCTGCGGAATTTTCTTGCCATTGTTCAACACGATGCTGGGTACTTTCTGCATTTTCCACCCACGTAGAGATTTTCCCTTGACACACAAACACAAAACACTGCTGGAGGAACTTGGAGAAGGATTTGAACTTGGTCAGACAACAACTTGCCAATTTATAacctttttctctttacaGTGGACTCCACATAACGACGCCTCGGATTTATTATTCTCTCTATGAAGAATATGACGAGTACATTCGAGAGGTCGTTATACTGAGGTCCCACTGTATTTACTTTAAATGCTTCGGGAGCTTTCGTGGAGGCACGAATACTTTACGAATGAAGCCGAGTACGAATTCATTGGACACTTTTTATATCCCAGTAGGCAAACGCAGTGCAAAGTTGATTTCAGTATGAATTTCAGTACGGCGTAGCGATTTGGTAGTGCGACAGTCCAGAGATTTATAtaaacttataaaaataaattttcaaaaaagggCGAAGTTCCCTAATATGTTTTAAGGAATCttaggtttttcttaagaaaacttaagacattcTTAAGAGCACTTAAcagatcttaaaaaaaaacttaagtttaTTTAAGACGTACAAGAGTGAGCTAACAACATCAACTTTATTGTATGCATAAGATTGTGTGAAGAGATATTAAAAATGCTCTACGCCTGTACCATCAATTCAATCACAGGCACGTCAGCTAGTCAACGGTGACAGATCGTCATCCTTGCTCTTACAGAAACCGTAAGATGTACCATAGCATCAATGTAGAAGTGGTAATTTCTTACTCTCTTCCGTAATATCTAagcatataaaattttgagacGTAAAAATATCGAGAGATCCTTTGGAATAATACAGAATACATTCAATTGACAGCGACCGTCGCTTGAATTATCAACCAAAATCTGCAGCTCAGGTTAtaaatgcttttatttttatgttgtatTCAGGGGCGCATAAATTAATGCACGACTTTGAGGGTTAATATCTTCTTACTTACTTGGAAAGTTGTGCATTAATTTATGTGCCACCCCGTATAATCTATGAAATCTGCGAAACATTGTACAGATacttttatccattttatatGTAGCGTGATTAAATGATCTATTGATGATTGCAGGTTGTGGATCTATTGATGGAAAACATATCCGCATAGAGAAACCGGACCGTAACGAAGGCCTTtattagtaaaattttaatatcacaacccaataaaatgaaaaatctaacCTAATTCCAAGACCACATGCGCGAGCCGGTGTATCGAATCTGTGACCATATTTAATCGGAACTCTTATTCCAGGTTATATTCCACACCTGGAATAAGAGTTCTGATAAAAGTTCCAATATCTTCACATTGCTAAAAGATCcgcttcaataaattttattgattttcaacgAAAAAATAAGTTTCAAATATTCCAAAAGTTCTTCAAACGGCCATATTAAAGATAAGTTTATTTACGTATTAAGTACTTAAAGTATAATAACAAAGTCTTAAACTATTTAAAATAGATATTAGTATACTATTGTGATTATTAACAATTAGAGGAGCGAGGTAGTTCATAGATCTTTTGAAGAGTTTTGTGTTTGGATTAGGGACAACCTGACGTGTATAGTGTTCTTCTTCGATTGcttctgcgtgaatttcatgtatttctaactaggaaaaagaattgaattcataaaatatgggaaaatagaatgtttcatttttgGGTCTatgtatgacccaaaaaacgcgaaagggttaaaacatgtgttttttttacctaaaaattggggaaaaaaagtttaccACATTTTGTCGCATAGTGTAATTTTGACTTTCACTACTATCGCGATTTTGCTATGAAATCTTCAACTTGGTAGGTCAGTCGGGTTTTGTTTAAggttttttgtataaaaacgTCAGTTgggtattttttgtgtttgaggTGGCATCGCAATGGCTGAGCTAGATAAGTGGATAGAAAtagtgaaaaattgtaaatatctGCCGGAGAATGACTTGAAGAGACTCTGCGACATTGTGTGCGACCTCCTGATGGAGGAGCCCAATATTCAACAAGTCAGCACACCTGTAACGGTCTGCGGAGACATCCACGGGCAGGTTTGTTTTTCCTCCCACTCAGGGGGCTTTTCCTGCTTCTCTGctaattttcttaacattaTTCCTGAAAAGACTGACCCTAATTTGCTacctaaaaacattttttattgagaaaattaatttacatcatttttattttgacttgAAATGAAAAGTGAGGTTAGTTTTGCTCTTTGTCCTCAATGGTATCCAAGTTCTTCAGCTCCATCTCCAGGAATGTCCGGATGTTTGGATCTGTGATACGACTCGTAATTAGCTTTCGGGCTTTCTCTCCGCCATCCCGGTAGATTCTCGTCAACTCCCGAGCATACTCAATCCACACACAATTTGCACAGCCGGACATGCAGCAGTTTGTTGGTTCATCCGGAAGCTGCAAAAGGACGACAAATGAACTAAAGGATTGTTGGGAAGTCTTTAAAT from Lutzomyia longipalpis isolate SR_M1_2022 chromosome 4, ASM2433408v1 encodes:
- the LOC129795062 gene encoding aldo-keto reductase family 1 member B1-like, producing the protein MQKVPSIVLNNGKKIPQLGLGTWGSPPGEVTRAVKEAIDLGYRHIDCAFVYGNEQEVGEGLAAKIADGTVKRDDVFVTSKLWNTFHSRHLVRPALEASLKNLGLEQLDLYLIHWPMGYQEGGDIFPKDADEKTLFSDVDYIETWKGMEDCLKAGLTRSIGLSNFNIRQVERVLASATVKPVMNQIEYHPYLHDKELSQFCRSKGIEITGYSPLGSPARPWVKSDDPVLLEEPKVIEVAKRSGKTVAQVLIRWQLQLGHITIPKSTNTKRIQENFDVFDFELSQQDMDDLSSLHRNERFVPMTMCAGHKYHSFENNEFKD
- the LOC129795109 gene encoding oxidoreductase-like domain-containing protein 1; translation: MIPSRDLLRCSRSLIKYQRLNLINSRQCSMKNTSSSGNDQLPDEPTNCCMSGCANCVWIEYARELTRIYRDGGEKARKLITSRITDPNIRTFLEMELKNLDTIEDKEQN